Proteins encoded within one genomic window of Pongo abelii isolate AG06213 chromosome 18, NHGRI_mPonAbe1-v2.0_pri, whole genome shotgun sequence:
- the OGFOD1 gene encoding prolyl 3-hydroxylase OGFOD1 (The RefSeq protein has 1 substitution compared to this genomic sequence), whose product MNGKRPAEPGPARVGKKRKKEVMAEFSDAVTEETLKKQVAEAWSRRTPFSHEVIVMDMDPFLHCVIPNFIQSQDFLEGLQKELMNLDFHEKYNDLYKFQQSDDLKKRREPHISALRKILFEDFRSWLSDISKIDLESTIDMSCAKYEFTDALLCHDDELEGRRIAFILYLVPPWDRSLGGTLDLYSIDEHFQPKQIVKSLIPSWNKLVFFEVSPVSFHQVSEVLSEEKSRLSISGWFHGPSLTRPPNHFEPPIPRSPHIPQDHEILYDWINPTYLDMDYQVQIQEEFEESSEILLKEFLKPEKFMKVCEALEHGDVEWSSRGPPNKRFYEKAEESKLPEILKECMKLFHSEALFLLLSNFTGLKLHFLAPSEEDEMNDKKEAEAADITEEGTSHSPPEPENNQTAISNNSQQSNEQTDPEPEENETKKESSVPTCQGELRRWKTGHYTLIHDHSKAEFALDLILYCGCEGWEPEYGGFTSYIAKGEDEELLTVNPESNSLALVYRDRETLKFVKHINHRSLEQKKTFPNRTGFWDFSFIYYE is encoded by the exons ATGAATGGGAAGCGGCCAGCGGAACCCGGCCCAGCCCGggtgggaaaaaagagaaagaaggaggtgaTGGCCGAGTTTTCGGACGCTGTTACGGAAGAAACCTTGAAAAAGCAGGTGGCTGAGGCCTGGAGCCGCAGGACACCGTTCAGTCACG AAGTCATTGTCATGGACATGGACCCTTTTCTTCACTGTGTGATCCCAAACTTCATCCAAAGCCAAGACTTCTTGGAAGGGCTTCAGAAGGAACTGATGAACTTGGACTTCCATGAGAAGTATAATGATTTATATAAGTTCCAGCAG TCTGATGAtttgaagaagagaagagagcctCACATCTCTGCTTTAAG GAAAATTCTGTTTGAAGATTTCCGGTCCTGGCTTTCTGATATTTCTAAAATTGACCTGGAATCAACCATTGACATGTCCTGTGCTAAATATGAATTCACCG ATGCCCTGCTGTGCCATGATGATGAGCTGGAAGGACGCCGGATCGCCTTCATCCTGTACCTGGTTCCTCCCTGGGACAGGAGCCTGGGTGGTACCCTGGACCTGTACAGCATTGATG AACACTTTCAGCCGAAGCAGATTGTCAAGTCTCTTATCCCTTCGTGGAACAAACTGGTTTTCTTTGAAGTATCTCCTGTGTCCTTTCACCAG GTGTCTGAAGTCCTGTCTGAAGAAAAGTCACGTTTGTCTATAAGTGGCTGGTTTCATGGTCCATCGTTGACTAGGCCTCCCAACTACTTTGAACCCCCCATACCTCGGAGCCCTCACATCCCACAAGAT CATGAGATTTTGTATGATTGGATCAACCCTACTTATCTGGACATGGATTACCAAGTTCAAATTCAAGAAGAGTTTGAAGAAAGTTCTGAAATTCTCCTGAAGGAGTTTCTTAAG CCTGAGAAATTCATGAAAGTCTGTGAGGCCTTGGAGCATggagatgtggaatggagcagcCGAGGTCCACCTAACAAAAG GTTTTATGAGAAAGCTGAGGAGAGTAAGCTTCCTGAGATATTGAAGGAGTGCATGAAGTTATTTCACTCTGAGGCACTATTCTTACTGCTCTCCAACTTCACCGGCCTGAAGCTTCATTTCTTGGCCCCTTCGGAAGAAGATGAGATGAATGATAAAAAAGAGGCAGAAGCCGCTGATATCACTGAAGAAGGGACTAGCCATAGTCCTCCTGAGCCAGAGAATAATCAGACAGCCATCAGCAACAACAGCCAACAGAGCAATGAGCAGACAGACCCAGAGCCAGAGgaaaatgagacaaagaaag aatcaAGTGTTCCCACATGCCAAGGGGAACTGAGGCGTTGGAAGACCGGTCACTACACTTTAATTCATGACCACAGCAAGGCTGAATTTGCCCTAGACTTAATTCTCTACTGTGGCTGTGAAG gCTGGGAGCCAGAATATGGCGGTTTTACTTCTTACATTGCCAAAGGTGAAGATGAAGAG cTGCTAACAGTGAATCCAGAAAGCAATTCTTTGGCATTGGTCTACAGAGATAGAGAGACTCTGAAATTTGTCAAGCACATTAACCACCGAAGCCTGGAACAAAAGAAAACCTTCCCAAACAGAACAGGTTTCTGGGACTTTTCATTCATCTATTATGAGTGA